A section of the Thermotoga caldifontis AZM44c09 genome encodes:
- a CDS encoding DUF1292 domain-containing protein has protein sequence MDHEDLDVFVLTDEQGNEHHFVILAEIEDGMKKYWICEEIMVNEQGEIEQFGDVYPFEVKQAEDGSLYIDSVESEEEFERVSKAWEELLEKDAELRKLVEGPEDTEE, from the coding sequence ATGGATCATGAAGATCTGGACGTTTTTGTACTCACGGACGAACAGGGCAACGAGCATCACTTCGTCATCCTTGCGGAGATCGAGGATGGGATGAAGAAGTACTGGATCTGTGAAGAGATAATGGTGAACGAACAGGGAGAGATCGAGCAGTTCGGTGACGTCTACCCGTTCGAGGTGAAGCAGGCCGAGGATGGATCGCTCTACATAGATTCCGTGGAATCCGAAGAGGAGTTCGAACGGGTGTCAAAAGCGTGGGAAGAACTGCTCGAGAAAGACGCAGAACTCAGGAAGCTCGTCGAAGGACCGGAGGACACCGAAGAATGA
- a CDS encoding BMP family ABC transporter substrate-binding protein, translating into MKHLVFLMILSASLAYAFSVALLITGEVAGNAIYEMMVDGARRAAQDFGIDVKVIEGGYNPARWATLLVSLAASKSYDLIITFTEGMPKNVENAARTFPNQKFVLMDALAPALPNVYSVAFRDEEMAYLAGYFAAMVTKSDMRGANEPLKIGMIAGDVYPAMMEKMKPAYEKGARDVDPNVEVLFSVVGSWADPNKGAELAQAQYEQGVDVIFLVAGGSGMGAVRKAREMGRYVIGVDSNYIDKDPQVILACALKHADKAIYEVLARAVRNELRFGTNEVWGIREGMIGFTFDDPNYIKNVPQHIRDEMLRVYEKLKEGSIRPLP; encoded by the coding sequence ATGAAACATTTAGTTTTCTTGATGATCCTCTCTGCCAGCCTCGCATACGCTTTTTCTGTGGCATTGTTGATCACCGGAGAAGTGGCAGGCAACGCTATATATGAAATGATGGTTGACGGTGCACGCAGAGCAGCTCAAGACTTTGGGATCGATGTAAAAGTCATCGAGGGAGGCTACAATCCCGCCCGTTGGGCGACGTTGTTGGTGAGTCTGGCAGCATCCAAAAGTTACGACTTGATAATAACCTTCACCGAAGGGATGCCGAAGAACGTTGAAAATGCCGCCAGGACCTTCCCAAATCAGAAATTCGTGCTCATGGACGCGTTGGCCCCGGCGCTTCCTAACGTTTACTCTGTGGCTTTCAGGGACGAAGAGATGGCGTACCTGGCTGGTTACTTCGCCGCTATGGTGACCAAGAGCGACATGAGGGGTGCGAACGAACCGTTGAAGATCGGGATGATAGCCGGTGATGTGTATCCAGCCATGATGGAAAAAATGAAACCAGCTTACGAAAAAGGTGCCAGAGATGTTGATCCAAACGTTGAAGTGCTCTTTTCCGTTGTGGGTAGCTGGGCTGATCCGAACAAGGGCGCTGAACTTGCCCAGGCTCAGTACGAACAGGGAGTCGACGTCATCTTTCTGGTGGCGGGTGGATCCGGTATGGGCGCAGTGAGGAAGGCGCGGGAAATGGGACGGTACGTGATAGGTGTCGATTCGAACTACATAGACAAGGACCCGCAGGTCATCCTCGCCTGTGCGCTCAAGCACGCCGATAAGGCGATCTACGAGGTCCTCGCGAGGGCTGTGAGGAATGAACTGAGGTTTGGAACGAACGAAGTGTGGGGTATCAGGGAAGGGATGATCGGGTTCACTTTCGACGATCCGAACTACATCAAGAATGTGCCACAGCACATCAGAGATGAAATGCTCAGAGTGTATGAAAAGTTGAAAGAAGGATCGATACGACCACTGCCGTGA